GCGGGTTAGAATGCATTGTGTAGtgcaaatttggaattttatttcaattttggaacaaaaattgaCCCGTTAGCTAGTGTTCTCTTGCCTTAAGGGTTTTCCGTATCTCTTTGGAATATCTCACTTGCCAGGCTCAAACAGTTTTTGGTTATCAAGAACATCTTGCAAATATTggtcgagttttttttttttttatcttggcTATTTTTCAGGGTGAAGAGACTAGAGGTACAACTGTGCTGGCAAATATCGGTATTgtatttttgctcttttgtacAAAGCATTTGGATTCCATGATCGCTTTGAGGAAGAATCTTGATCAATATCTTAGGCTTTTGTCAAATAAAGTGGCAATAGGAGAGCACTTGCACTAGGATAAACTGGGAAGACTGGGACTGTGCCGTAAAAGGTATCCACTGCTATACATTTTCAAGATTGGCCTTTACCTTTGATCTCAATTGGGTTTTGGATCATTGCAGTGATTGTAGAGATTTACCGCAAATCAAGGTGTCGTAAGATATTTGAGCTCTGCTTATGCTATTTATTTGTGAGAAAACTTGGCTTCAAACATGAAATCAAAGAAGATGTCTTTCGACGAAACCTTAAAGTTTGATTCTTTAAGCACCAAACCAAGGAAACCTGAAGCACCAAAAACCAACCATTCATGTCTTTACACGGCTGAAAAGGCAAAGGAAACTTTGTTAATTACTTATTAATTGGGGATGACAAATTATGAGTTCTAGCATGGAAAGCTCAAAGTCACCTCGAACCAGGACTTTGAAGCCTTTTCCAACACCGTAGCGATCCGAAGTGAATCTTAATCGGATAGAACTGCCGGCAGAAGTTAATTCACGCGAAGGTCCAGTTCCACAGAAGCCCAAGTTACCGGAAGTTGTCCCAAAGAAAGCAAACATATCGtaaccacatttttcttctaATTCAATATCCATGTCCTCGATCTTCACCTTCAGTTCATGACCAGACGAGGTCtaaaaacaagaacaacgGTCTGCCTGTATAAGTACTTGAAAATTTTTGTGTACATATATAGAGGAGTGCACTACCTTTCACACAAAAGATCTCagcaattcattcaatttggaaatcatACTTCATCATCAAGGTGATGGCTCCCAAACTTCCAAACTTAGTTTTGGCACAGTCTTTACTGACCTCTAATTCCCACTCGCAGTGGTCATAGTTGCCATAGTGTCCAGAGAGTGGATACTGAACCACCAGTTGAGATCCCGCGGGCATAAATCGTTGGACCAAAGTCGAACATGTGGAGAGAACGGTCTCTGTTGTTGAAGGAATGGTTGCCGTCGCGGACCCTGGAATTAATCTTGAGCTCAGCCCACGCTttacttcttctttctttgtcaaatagTCCTCCATCGAGTAATCATTCATCACTAGACCTAACAAATAACCTTTTGGCAACATAACTTTCTTAGCTTTGAGAACATGCATTTACTTggttatccattgagtttcttcgttttctttacacaaaaaaaagagatttctTTTCCGCACAATGTTATGGTTTACttctgatttttttgctgattttctTCTTGAGCCGAATCATATTGCTTAAGCGCTGTTgtgattttgtttgtttggctGAATATGAAGGAAGGCTCAACTTAAGTTccagtgatgggatcaaataaattttcaaaatcaggatcgccacGAAGCTAAGAAagtcaaaacactttttttattgtattggaaaaggttaggtttgaccaagGACACCTCTACCATTTTGGAGTTCTGGAGAACTCCTTGGTTTCACCAAAAAAGTAAGCTTAGTTTGAtacaagaaaaatcagggttacgTTTTAAGACCACCTTAGGGGTTTCCGATATTCCTAATATAATGCCATaagacattgaaaatgtaaattggcagccctagttgTAACCCCCgaagattttttatttgatccccatcagtacaCTCAATTGTGCCCCCCTTTTCCGGACCTTCCCAAGCAAAACATACTGAGTTTAAATTGccactcaaactcgttggtatGCTAaaacacggacttctagaattatggactgcaaacgagcttcccgccgAATCgggctgctcttggtcatagccactctgagccaattttcgaattaaagtaatgaaaaaagaaacgtagatctccttCAATGAAGGTCCGTCATTTTTATACCGTTCACTTaaaaagtggatcgtttcaaagttatgttgtcaaaagattatgtagctgaccaagagcaggccgaaatttggaattttatCTATTGTTTACTGGATAACTTTAACCATACCTCCTGAGTTCCACAAGcatagctttgggctcaaatttggccaagttcatatATTCAACCAGATATTTTGGTCGTTTGAGCTACTTATTTGGAATCAGGagaacggtttaggagatacgaaatgTCGGATTCTGTTCACAGTCCACATATCTAGGAGTCCGTGGGTAAACAGTGTAAGACTTTGTAACCATTAGACATTTTGGAAAACATCGAGTGACAAAATCCTCTAGTTGGGGATTTAGTGGTTTTTCTCATAACggtaaaaagaaaatatataAGGAAGTACCtattcagaaaaaaagaagtttagaaggaaaataaatgaagACCAAATTGACCACTCGgctaaaaatatgaaaaaattaacaaaaattaaaaaaaaaaacgagtcAAAAAAACGACGAAAATTGGAAACTcagcaaatacattttttttcggccaaaaaGGCCTCAAAAAGTGCTAACCCTACCACATGAGTCGGTGTCTGAGCCAATACTGGCAAATATCTGCGCATTTTCTCGGATTTTGCGAGCGCAATTGTTTTGAGTGTTTCCAACAGGGACGTTCTGGAATCGCACATCTGGGTTGGAATACAGGTTTACCTTCGATTGATAATCAGAACTCCAATACCTGAGGCAAAGAACGATTTCGtgataaaacaaaattatttcaaTCCTACGTACAACCACTTAAAAGGTTGTAGTGGGCGTACGCCATTATGGTGCGGTGTCCAGTGCCAGGAATCAGGTAACCAAATTCATATTCATGGTAATAAGCCTCGGGTACATAGGCGCGATCATGCTGGCATCCCAAGTTATGACCAATCTCGTGACTGAAGGTATAACTGGCAATGGCGCAATCCCTTTTGGACAATCCAAATGGAACTTGTGGGTTCCCAATGTAGGCCTTTCCGCATTGATCTGGGGTGGTCTCATTCACAAGAAGATGAGCAAAATCTGCCGTTCCTCGCAGATTGGCGCGGCTTCCTGTAAAATTTGCACTCAGAGAATATCTATTACGCTTTCAATCTGAATTGCTCAAACTATCTGAAGCTATGGTTGGCTAGTTGTTCCAAACCGCTTAAATGTGTTCCCATTTACCTTTAATGTTGAGAAATTGGGTTAAAATATGTTCCTGATCTCGGTTTTCAGTGATGTTATCTAGTTGTTGGGTACAAAGCAATTGCAACCGAATTTGGGTTTGAGAGTCTCTGAAGCAAGCATTGGCTTGACTGATCATGTTCGAGATGTAGGCATTCACGTTGGATTCTGCTTCGGCAAACTGCTTGGTGTAGTAGATCTTGATGGTGGCCACGTACGTCCCATCAGCATCTTGTTGGAATTGACCTTGCTCTAGCCGGTCCTCGACATCGGTGAGTCCTTCTAGGGCGGTTTTGGTCTGGGGTTTGTTACGAAATGGGGATAAGTTCCACCCCCAATATGCAGAATTAGAAATCGAACACTCACCATCAACTCCAAGTCCCTCATTGTGGAGTTGGCCGTGGTCTTCTTCACCTTGAACAACTCCGGGTCCTCCTGGGCTAAAACGTAACAATCGCCGCCAGTATGGTCACAAGGCGCCAAGTTGAAGACCTTGTCATCCTCATGAATGACGGCATTGACTTCATTGGAACCCGAGGCAaagaaggtgatggtcatggagTTCAACAGGTCTTCAGATCGATAAAACGTTGTGGTTGATCCGGACTCAACTCCTGTCAAGAGAGTGAGGTTTAGACAACCATCTAGGAATGATTGGCCGAAATAAATGATGGTCGGTTACCTGGTGAAGATTCAACTGAGCTGACCTTCTCTCCATTGGGC
This genomic interval from Tigriopus californicus strain San Diego chromosome 6, Tcal_SD_v2.1, whole genome shotgun sequence contains the following:
- the LOC131882577 gene encoding peptidyl-Asp metalloendopeptidase-like isoform X1 → MRAVTNLAVLSLLTLVFKVASRNLAAKSFVQLSSNPTSGPIPYCKNGKWISCEQVTIDLASLRSNQPLILPNGEKVSSVESSPGVESGSTTTFYRSEDLLNSMTITFFASGSNEVNAVIHEDDKVFNLAPCDHTGGDCYVLAQEDPELFKVKKTTANSTMRDLELMTKTALEGLTDVEDRLEQGQFQQDADGTYVATIKIYYTKQFAEAESNVNAYISNMISQANACFRDSQTQIRLQLLCTQQLDNITENRDQEHILTQFLNIKGSRANLRGTADFAHLLVNETTPDQCGKAYIGNPQVPFGLSKRDCAIASYTFSHEIGHNLGCQHDRAYVPEAYYHEYEFGYLIPGTGHRTIMAYWSSDYQSKVNLYSNPDVRFQNVPVGNTQNNCARKIRENAQIFASIGSDTDSCGSATATIPSTTETVLSTCSTLVQRFMPAGSQLVVQYPLSGHYGNYDHCEWELETSSGHELKVKIEDMDIELEEKCGYDMFAFFGTTSGNLGFCGTGPSRELTSAGSSIRLRFTSDRYGVGKGFKVLVRAV
- the LOC131882577 gene encoding peptidyl-Asp metalloendopeptidase-like isoform X2, encoding MRAVTNLAVLSLLTLVFKVASRNLAAKSFVQLSSNPTSGPIPYCKNGKWISCEQVTIDLASLRSNQPLILPNGEKVSSVESSPGVESGSTTTFYRSEDLLNSMTITFFASGSNEVNAVIHEDDKVFNLAPCDHTGGDCYVLAQEDPELFKVKKTTANSTMRDLELMTKTALEGLTDVEDRLEQGQFQQDADGTYVATIKIYYTKQFAEAESNVNAYISNMISQANACFRDSQTQIRLQLLCTQQLDNITENRDQEHILTQFLNIKGSRANLRGTADFAHLLVNETTPDQCGKAYIGNPQVPFGLSKRDCAIASYTFSHEIGHNLGCQHDRAYVPEAYYHEYEFGYLIPGTGHRTIMAYWSSDYQSKVNLYSNPDVRFQNVPVGNTQNNCARKIRENAQIFASIGSDTDSCGSATATIPSTTETVLSTCSTLVQRFMPAGSQLVVQYPLSGHYGNYDHCEWELEVSKDCAKTKFGSLGAITLMMKYDFQIE